In Drosophila yakuba strain Tai18E2 chromosome 2R, Prin_Dyak_Tai18E2_2.1, whole genome shotgun sequence, a single genomic region encodes these proteins:
- the LOC6529786 gene encoding arylalkylamine N-acetyltransferase-like 2, whose amino-acid sequence MVSSTKDGITIRIMRKEDYLSVKALMKDSFFQSEPLCKSSGEKVYSQHEKENDEYHLSMISQGTCLVAIDENNGGRLVGLVLAGAQYPDDLEKHRIEAEAMEQNFWGRVSKFLSKIEREANLFERFGISKLLYSHITTVDASMRGKGLGSRLAATLMEVGRSKGFPVMVAYCTSFYSARQKEALGMKCVHSLSYADYKDEQGRPIFTPPEPHTMARIMAIKL is encoded by the coding sequence ATGGTCTCCAGCACAAAAGATGGTATTACCATACGGATCATGAGAAAAGAGGACTACCTAAGTGTAAAAGCACTCATGAAGGACTCCTTTTTCCAGTCAGAGCCACTGTGCAAATCAAGTGGCGAAAAAGTTTACAGTCAACACGAGAAGGAGAACGATGAATATCACCTGTCGATGATTTCTCAGGGCACGTGTTTGGTGGCTATCGATGAGAACAACGGTGGACGATTGGTGGGACTGGTACTTGCTGGTGCCCAGTATCCCGACGACTTGGAGAAGCATCGCATTGAGGCAGAGGCCATGGAGCAGAACTTTTGGGGACGCGTCAGCAAGTTTCTCTCTAAAATTGAACGGGAGGCCAACCTCTTTGAGCGCTTTGGCATATCGAAACTGCTGTACTCCCACATTACCACTGTCGATGCTTCAATGAGGGGCAAAGGACTGGGCTCACGACTCGCTGCCACTTTAATGGAGGTGGGTCGATCTAAGGGATTTCCCGTGATGGTGGCCTACTGCACGAGCTTTTACTCCGCCCGCCAAAAGGAGGCACTGGGGATGAAGTGCGTCCATTCGCTCTCCTACGCCGATTACAAGGACGAACAAGGACGACCGATCTTTACACCCCCAGAACCACACACAATGGCTCGAATTATGGCCATCAAACTGTAA